The following proteins are encoded in a genomic region of Bernardetia sp. MNP-M8:
- a CDS encoding nuclear transport factor 2 family protein has product MIYSSSPSHSMRTFQNSLSKICFVLLLLFSSSLFYSTVYAQKNSKISEEEKQKARDKAAEVIIKKNLMEFADAYSKLGDTKDVKSVMQHMAKDVTSTLVTFNISDRGSVLNSDYEGFLSYLTKITRTEGLKISYSIKEVLKNEVKGAIGVIVYVVEYTITKDKEIWSKGTETVSMVFRNEKQTSDWKIAHYSVIGTEDERIKGICSCELYKSSTGVNSGNYLVKTIVPSGKNYSTMVSNFEFLYENQGGQSGERTVRVGDNVYKWTQTGDIFKQNADGTQGDLIAKSHPNDEVLAIMSILKYDVYSENCTNINLKR; this is encoded by the coding sequence ATGATATATTCATCATCTCCTTCTCATTCAATGAGAACTTTTCAAAACTCCCTTTCTAAGATTTGTTTTGTATTATTACTATTGTTTTCTTCCTCATTGTTTTACTCTACCGTCTACGCTCAAAAAAATTCAAAAATAAGTGAAGAAGAAAAACAAAAAGCTAGAGACAAAGCTGCTGAGGTAATTATTAAGAAAAACTTGATGGAATTTGCAGATGCTTATTCAAAATTAGGTGATACTAAAGACGTAAAATCAGTGATGCAACACATGGCAAAAGACGTTACATCTACATTAGTTACTTTCAACATTTCAGATAGAGGTTCTGTTTTGAATAGTGATTATGAAGGTTTTTTGAGTTATTTGACCAAAATAACACGTACAGAAGGCTTAAAGATAAGTTATTCTATAAAAGAAGTTTTGAAAAATGAGGTAAAAGGAGCAATCGGTGTTATTGTTTATGTCGTAGAATATACAATTACAAAAGATAAAGAAATTTGGTCTAAGGGAACTGAAACGGTTTCGATGGTTTTCAGAAATGAAAAGCAAACTAGTGATTGGAAAATTGCTCATTATTCAGTTATCGGAACAGAAGATGAGCGCATCAAAGGAATTTGTTCATGTGAACTCTATAAGTCTAGCACAGGCGTAAACTCTGGAAATTATTTGGTAAAGACCATTGTTCCTAGTGGAAAAAATTACTCTACTATGGTAAGTAACTTTGAATTTTTGTACGAAAATCAGGGTGGACAGAGTGGCGAACGCACTGTAAGAGTAGGTGATAATGTTTATAAATGGACACAAACAGGTGATATCTTCAAACAAAATGCAGATGGAACTCAAGGAGATTTAATAGCAAAATCTCATCCTAATGACGAAGTATTAGCTATTATGTCTATACTCAAATATGATGTATATTCCGAAAACTGTACAAATATCAATTTGAAAAGATAA
- a CDS encoding YdcF family protein → MFFFLSKTLFYFLMPITWVTFFLLIAVFIKKWRIKSLRIGVVLFLLFTNPFLANEMYLLWEVPPTPIKEVRNYEVGIVLTGMSNAGKEPKDRIYAGSGIDRLLQAVRLYKEGKIKKIMIVGMSEEIDWISGKEKLPKRTYKYKDMLKSMCIKEEDILIEPKSKNTYENAQLAAQFLQKNKDKLNLRFNSDSIHQSQILVITSAFHLRRSLGCFEQAELQVDGFSTDFIANERKNMFTILSLIPTEDAMAKWGKIIHEMIGYVVYDLTGKL, encoded by the coding sequence ATGTTTTTCTTTTTATCAAAAACGTTATTTTATTTTTTGATGCCCATTACTTGGGTTACATTTTTTTTATTGATAGCTGTTTTTATCAAAAAATGGCGCATAAAATCACTGAGAATAGGTGTCGTTTTGTTTTTGTTGTTTACAAATCCTTTTTTGGCAAATGAAATGTATTTACTGTGGGAAGTTCCACCAACACCAATAAAAGAGGTCAGAAATTATGAAGTAGGAATAGTTTTGACAGGAATGAGTAATGCAGGAAAAGAACCAAAAGACAGGATTTATGCAGGTTCAGGTATTGATAGGCTCTTGCAAGCTGTTCGTCTATATAAAGAAGGCAAGATTAAAAAAATAATGATTGTTGGAATGTCAGAAGAAATAGACTGGATAAGTGGTAAAGAAAAGCTACCGAAGCGAACCTATAAATACAAGGACATGTTAAAATCTATGTGTATAAAAGAAGAAGATATTTTGATAGAACCCAAATCAAAAAACACCTACGAAAATGCACAGCTTGCAGCACAATTTTTACAAAAAAATAAAGACAAATTAAATTTAAGATTTAACTCTGATTCAATCCATCAGAGTCAAATTTTAGTTATCACTTCAGCTTTCCATTTGAGACGCTCTTTAGGCTGTTTTGAGCAAGCAGAATTACAAGTTGATGGTTTTTCTACAGATTTTATAGCCAATGAACGAAAAAATATGTTTACTATTTTGAGTTTGATTCCGACAGAAGATGCAATGGCAAAATGGGGAAAGATTATTCACGAAATGATAGGCTATGTAGTGTATGACTTAACAGGGAAATTATAA